TGCGCCAAGCTTATCCCTCAGACGCTTGATCGTAACAGACAAAGCATTTTCATCCACATATTCTGCGCCATCTGTCCAGATCCGGTCGACAAGGTCTCCACGGGTCATGGTTCGACCACGGTTTTCAACAAGCAGACGCAGTAATTTTTGTTCTGTTTTACTCAATTCCACTTTTGAATCTCCCACATAAAAGGTCATAGACTCAAAGTCAAAGTGAAATAGATCCATATGGAACGGCGCATTTTTATGGTTTGACGCTTGCTTTCGCAGTTGGGTATTCACCCTTGCACGCAAAACCGAAAGAGAAAAGGGCTTGGTAATATAATCATCAGCGCCTCTCTCCAGTCCGTCTACGATGTCCAGATCGGTGTCGTTGGCAGTCAGCAGAATAACAGGAATTCCGGGCAGGTTTTCCTTGACCTCCCGAAGCAGCTCAAGCCCGCTGCCATCCGGCAGATTGATATCCAGCAGGATCAGGGATACACCGCCGCAAAGAAGCTGTTCCTTCGCCGTTTTTAGGTCTTGGCAGGATATAATCTGACGGTCATCTGCTTTCAGTGCTTTACTTAAACCCTGATTCAACCCTATATCATCTTCAATAATCAATAATTGTTCCATGTATCTCACTCCCTCGTTATTCAAAGGCCACCATTATTTCCTTGGGTAATTTTTCGTTCTCACAGTTCAGAAGATAGGCGATTGCTCTGCTTGCAAATTTGTTTGTTTTCACTGTATCCCAATCGGCAAGCAAAAGACCTCTGCCTTTCCGTTCTCAAAATCTAATGATATTTCGCCCCATTCGCCGTCGCAGTCTGCCTGATATTCGTAGATTGCGGCGGCGATTTTCTTTTTTCGCTTGGTCTTGGATTTCTGTTTTAGCCGGACTGCATGGATTGCGCCCTCGGCAACCAACAATTCCGTCAACTTGTCCACTGCTTTTCGGTAGGCTCGTTCTGCACCGCTGGCTGTACTGCCCTCAAACATAACCGCCAGTTCTTCAAAGGTGGGGCGGTCTTTCCATGAGCTGACACGCCCACAAGTCATGCAAATTGCTAACCGTTTTTCGAGCAAGGTCTGTTCCCGGTAATTCAGTTTCTCAAATGCCTGCTGCACCTTTTCTGCTTGTATGCCGTTCCAGAGGATATCGGTATAGTTCCAGCTATCGTCAAGGGCTACATCCTCGCCTGTTTCCTCGCCGTTCTCGTCTGTCACATAGAATGGCTGCTGATTGCGGATTCCACGGACAACTTTCAGATATTCTTCCGCAAGGGCAAGATCGCAGTTGTATTTCTTGGAAAATTCGTTGACCGCATCCTTGGTATTGTGGAACAGCCAAGCCATTGACCGCACCATTTTGTAATTGGTCAGAGAGGACACC
The Roseburia rectibacter DNA segment above includes these coding regions:
- a CDS encoding response regulator transcription factor, with translation MEQLLIIEDDIGLNQGLSKALKADDRQIISCQDLKTAKEQLLCGGVSLILLDINLPDGSGLELLREVKENLPGIPVILLTANDTDLDIVDGLERGADDYITKPFSLSVLRARVNTQLRKQASNHKNAPFHMDLFHFDFESMTFYVGDSKVELSKTEQKLLRLLVENRGRTMTRGDLVDRIWTDGAEYVDENALSVTIKRLRDKLGAQKYIKTIYGIGYSWVTKDE